A single window of Nasonia vitripennis strain AsymCx chromosome 4, Nvit_psr_1.1, whole genome shotgun sequence DNA harbors:
- the LOC100113855 gene encoding UDP-glucose 4-epimerase, whose protein sequence is MADETRNILVTGGAGYIGSHTVLELLNADFQVVVIDNLSNAFQGKGSEKPECILRVEKLTNKQVIFINCDITNKQAISDIFKKYKFFCVIHFAALKAVGESCTIPLEYYKVNVGGTLNLLEVMRENNVKRFIYSSSATVYGVPEKLPLTEDMKTGDCTNPYGKTKFMMEEILKDLCNSDKTWSVISLRYFNPVGGHPSGEIGEDPNGIPNNLMPFIAQVSVGKREFLSVYGNDYDTPDGTGVRDYIHIMDLASGHMKALIYQKTKNPTGFQAINLGSGNGYSVLEVINAFEKASGKKIPYKIVERRPGDIASSYADAKLAKQLLDWVAVKNIDDMCADTWRWQQKNPNGFSN, encoded by the exons ATGGCAGATGAAACACGAAATATACTGGTGACGGGAGGTGCTGGTTATATTGGTTCACATACGGTTTTGGAACTTCTTAACGCTGACTTTCAGGTGGTGGTTATTGATAACCTTAGCAATGCCTTTCAAG GAAAAGGAAGTGAGAAGCCAGAATGTATCTTACGAGTGGAAAAATTGACTAATAAACAAGTGATATTTATTAACTGTGACATAACAAATAAGCAGGCTATAtctgatatttttaaaaag TACAAATTCTTTTGTGTCATACATTTTGCTGCTTTGAAAGCTGTTGGTGAATCATGCACAATACCACTAGAGTATTACAAAGTAAATGTTGGTGGTACATTGAATCTCTTAGAAGTCATGAGAGAAAACAATGTCAAACGATTCATATATTCAAGCAGCGCTACTGTATATGGTGTACCTGAAAAATTACCTTTAACTGAAGATATGAAAACTGGTGACTGCACAAACCCTTatggaaaaactaaatttatgatggaagaaattttaaaagatcTCTGTAATTCTGATAAG acttGGTCTGTCATATCACTAAGATATTTCAATCCAGTGGGTGGTCATCCCTCTGGTGAAATTGGAGAAGATCCAAATGGAATTCCTAATAATTTAATGCCATTTATTGCTCAAGTATCTGTAGGAAAAAGAGAATTTCTTTCTGTATATGGCAATGACTATGATACACCAGATGGGACTG GCGTTAGAGACTATATTCATATAATGGATTTAGCATCAGGTCACATGAAAGCATTGATTTatcaaaaaacgaaaaatcctACTGGTTTCCAGGCAATCAATTTAGGAAGTGGCAATGGTTATTCGGTGCTTGAAGTGATAAATGCCTTTGAAAAAGCATCTGGCAAAAAGATTCCATATAAAATAGTAGAACGAAGGCCAGGAGATATAGCATCAAGTTATGCTGATGCCAAATTAGCCAAACAACTATTAGACTGGGTTGCAGTTAAAAATATCGACGATATgt GTGCAGACACATGGAGATGGCAACAAAAAAATCCAAACGGCTTTAGCAATTGA
- the LOC100118925 gene encoding histone acetyltransferase KAT7 → MTPKRKTTSSESTSSSSSGSSSSSSSSSGSESSSSDSENSSSSAASQKASDSDRVKKKVPLAAARHVKSKNETNPPPVEAKGKEKAAPKSRPVVYSSESEEPPVKGKQPPAKRKPPAKPKATATVAPVVKQQKPASKPTPPVAQHKNTLSSKPVNKVNKFPASITSSAKSGDKNAKSSSEPAQKKLKKKSIFSPENSSESDSGVPVKPPSKKVVSNSVNAAQSQPQQAKVKPTEQKSRPPVANRPSLVTKQPVKSESSASSKSSGGSGGSGSSSSDSSSESESSESEASPQPQPKKKEPQSTSRPAPIVNTPTKRAATSIATVKPQKSIKRQNTIKSEDDSENADSDKDMEDNAEEEQSKPAAKGKRKLQARKGKTQPPPIKTLASDSESDAADSKRSISKSPSKRPAQSLSSRQLGLSRSASGSIPTKGQSSSSRMRSVKERECPLAPACDSRGHLSGRFDVHFTLEACPMYHNTSPQGCIEFYKERKKRDDERKRVIISMGKKSPKGGYQTNEQRNYQLKIKELRSKFKGALADGNESDSRGETQGIDKNRQPTLVGLTSDYDLKLFLEAQAAASEKIEKDLKELEFEGEGRNGGIGTRCVEMGKWEMEVWYQSPYPEEYSRAPKLYLCEYCLKYAKSRQVLRRHREKCVWRHPPGHEVYRKEKIGVWEVDGRRYKLYCQNLCLLAKFFLDHKTLYYDVEPFLFYVMTINDSEGCHTVGYFSKEKSSNNNYNVSCILTLPPYQRQGYGRLLIDFSYLLTRVENKIGSPEKPLSDLGLISYRSYWKDVLLQYLCNFGGKEISVKDISKEMAIDSSDIVSTLQALGMMKYWKGKHIILKKQDVIDDYKERVKRRGTVYKEIDPECLKWSPFQPPKTPSASS, encoded by the exons ATGACTCCAAAACGAAAA ACCACGAGCTCGGAGTCGACATCCTCAAGCAGCTCTGGCTCCTCATCCAGCAGTTCTTCCAGCTCAGGAAGTGAATCCAGTTCCTCTGATTCTGAAAATTCGAGTAGTTCAGCAGCCAGTCAAAAAGCATCAGACTCTGATCGGGTAAAAAAGAAAGTACCTTTAGCTGCTGCTCGCCATGTCAAATCTAAAAATGAAACAAACCCACCACCTGTGGAAGCTAAAGGCAAGGAGAAAGCTGCACCAAAATCTAGGCCTGTTGTGTACTCCTCTGAGTCTGAAGAACCTCCGGTGAAAGGTAAGCAGCCACCAGCGAAGCGGAAACCACCAGCAAAGCCAAAAGCTACTGCTACAGTTGCTCCAGTTGTAAAACAACAAAAGCCTGCTAGTAAGCCAACTCCTCCTGTTGCGCAGCACAAAAATACTTTGTCATCGAAGCCAGTCAACAAAGTGAACAAATTTCCTG CTAGTATAACATCTTCAGCTAAATCAGGAGATAAAAATGCCAAATCTAGCTCTGAACCAGcgcagaaaaaattaaagaaaaaaagtatttttagtCCTGAAAATAGTAGTGAAAGTGACAGTGGTGTACCTGTAAAACCACCTAGCAAGAAAGTTGTGAGTAATTCAGTGAATGCTGCGCAATCTCAGCCTCAACAAGCTAAAGTAAAGCCAACTGAACAAAAATCTCGTCCTCCAGTTGCCAATAGACCTA gTTTAGTGACCAAACAACCAGTAAAATCTGAGAGTTCTGCAAGTTCTAAAAGTTCAGGTGGATCTGGTGGTTCTGGTTCATCATCGTCAGATAGTAGTTCAGAATCGGAGTCTTCAGAAAGTGAAGCAAGTCCTCAACCTCAACCAAAAAAGAAAGAACCTCAATCTACCTCCAGACCTGCACCAATTGTAAACACTCCTACAAAGAGAGCGGCCACTTCAATAGCTACAGTAAAAcctcaaaaaagtatcaaacgTCAAA ATACAATCAAAAGCGAAGATGACAGTGAAAATGCAGACTCCGATAAAGATATGGAAGATAATGCTGAGGAGGAACAGAGTAAACCAGCTGCAAAAGGGAAACGGAAATTACAAGCGCGTAAAGGCAAAACTCAGCCACCCCCAATTAAAACGCTTGCGAGTGATTCTGAATCTGATGCAG CGGATAGTAAACGTAGTATTTCAAAATCGCCTAGCAAACGACCCGCACAAAGCCTGTCGTCCAGGCAATTGGGTCTCAGTAGGTCGGCAAGTGGAAGTATTCCTACTAAAGGTCAAAGCTCCAGCAGTAGGATGCGCTCTGTAAAGGAGAGAGAATGCCCATTAGCACCTGCCTGTGATTCTCGAGGTCATCTTTCAGGAAGATTTGACGTTCATTTTACGTTAGAAGCTTGTCCCATGTACCATAATACCTCCCCACAAGGCTGCAT AGAATTCTATAAGGAACGGAAAAAGCGAGATGACGAACGAAAGCGAGTGATAATAAGTATGGGAAAAAAGTCGCCTAAAGGTGGCTACCAAACGAACGAGCAGCGtaattatcaattaaaaatcaaagaaCTGAGAAGTAAATTCAAAGGAGCGCTTGCGGACGGCAACGAGTCGGACAGTAGAGGAGAAACGCAGGGAATCGACAAAAACCGACAACCGACGCTTGTGGGTCTTACGTCAGACTATGATCTCAAACTTTTCTTAGAGGCTCAAGCAGCTGCTAGTGAAAAAATT GAAAAAGACTTGAAAGAGCTCGAATTCGAGGGCGAAGGTAGAAACGGTGGCATAGGCACCCGTTGCGTAGAAATGGGTAAATGGGAGATGGAAGTCTGGTACCAGAGTCCATATCCCGAGGAGTACAGCCGTGCTCCAAAGCTTTATTTATGTGAATACTGTTTGAAGTATGCGAAGAGTCGGCAGGTATTGAGAAGGCATCGAGAAAAATGCGTTTGGAGGCATCCTCCAGGTCACGAGGTTTACAG GAAGGAAAAGATAGGCGTATGGGAAGTGGACGGGAGGCGATACAAACTGTACTGCCAAAACCTTTGCCTTTTAGCAAAATTCTTCTTAGATCATAAGACTCTCTATTATGACGTGGAGCCTTTCCTCTTCTACGTTATGACAATCAATGATTCCGAAGGCTGTCATACAGTCGGTTATTTTAGTAAG GAAAAAAGTTCCAATAACAACTACAACGTCTCCTGCATACTCACTCTGCCGCCGTATCAGCGGCAAGGTTACGGTCGGCTGCTCATCGACTTCA GCTACTTACTCACGAGGGTCGAGAATAAAATAGGCTCGCCGGAAAAGCCGCTGTCGGACCTCGGACTAATCTCCTACAGGAGCTACTGGAAGGACGTGCTGCTGCAGTACCTCTGCAACTTCGGCGGCAAGGAGATTTCCGTGAAAG ACATCAGCAAGGAGATGGCCATCGACTCGTCGGACATCGTGAGCACGCTGCAAGCCTTAGGAATGATGAAGTACTGGAAGGGCAAGCATATCATACTTAAGAAGCAG GACGTGATCGACGACTACAAGGAGCGGGTGAAGCGCCGGGGTACCGTCTACAAGGAGATCGATCCGGAGTGCCTGAAGTGGAGCCCTTTCCAGCCGCCCAAGACGCCCTCTGCCTCGAGCTGA